The Solanum lycopersicum chromosome 2, SLM_r2.1 DNA window tataatagaGCTAAAACTAGGAAGATTATTTCGACGTTCTCTTTAAATGTTATATGTCAAATTGAGAGTTCATTTGCCCAAATTAAATTGTaaacatattttcatttaatgcTAATACAATCCTTAGATACTCTTTTGTCAAACATCAGTTGATCAGTAATGTGTCATTTTGTGAAGTTTTTGTCTTTATCTCTTAAATTTAGCATATATGAAACACGCACACTGCTTAATTGCACTTCACTCTCACTACTTCTCCATAAAAGGGGCTGTGAAACAACAGAGCAATCATATGTTTTCAGCTTTTCCACCACCACTCAGTTCCTCTAGCTCTCTAATGGCTTCCGTGTTTTCTTTGTTTACTATCTGTCATCTTTTCATCTCCATAGCCCTTTATGGATGTTACGCTGGTGCTACGGACTCTTTGTTTGCATATCAAATCTTCACCAGCTATAACACTTTAGTTTCATCCAACCATGATTTCATAATTGGATTTTTCGGTCATTATTCATTGACTCCGATTGTATGCAAGCTGTACCTGGGATTGTGGTACAGGAGTGTAAATCCCAGGGCTATAGTATGGGTAGGTAATGAATTGAATCCACTTGGATGTTTTACAGAGCTAGAAATAACCAATGAAGGATTTAATGTCCAAGATATGATGGGAACAAAGGTATGGATTTATAAGACAAACACTACAGTTCCGTTACCTGTTCTGAAGCTCCTTGATTCAGGTAATCTTGTGTTTGGAGATTCGAGAAATCTGATGGCTGGGGAGTATCTGTGGCAAAGCTTTGACCACCCGACACGCACATTGTTACCAGGAATGAAGCTTGGCTGGGACAAGAAAAGTGGCATCAACCGATCCATGAGGTCCTGGAGGACAGAAGCTGATCCAGCTCCAGGTGATTATTTATTAAGGTTAGACTTGGGTGACTCAGGTCAGTTACCCCAACTACTTCTTGAGAAAAACCAGCAAATACAATCAAGATGGGGTCCTTGGGATGGAGAAAAATTCAGTGGAGGTTATGCCCTCATGGATAACCAGGCATACAGACCAATATTTCATTCCGATACAGATGCGGTTTACTTCACATTCGAAGCCAAAAACGACTCCAGTTTGATACTTTCACTGAATCCAGATGGGAAACTACAATTCTGGAAATGGAACAATAATTCTACCAGTTTCGGGGACGAAGTGAAGACACTCAATATGGCCGTATGTGACCAGTATAACACATGTGGCCCTTATGGAGTTTGTACCGATGGAGATCTCCCCTGCGGATGTCCTGATGGTTTCACAGCAGCCTCACCAGCAGAATGGAACAAGATGAATTTTACGCAAGGATGTAGAAGAAACACCTCACTTAACTATACTGATAAAGACGTATTTGTCAAGAACACTGAACTGAAGTTGCCTGATAAAGCTACTTACTGGGGAATGTTGTACCCCCAGGACTGTGAACACAAGTGCTTACACGAAAGATCGTGCACGGCCTATACTAGTATCAATGGAACCAAATGTGTCGTCTGGTTGACAGATTTACTGGATATGAGACGTTCACAGAGAGCAGGGAACGACATTTTTGTAAGGATGGCAAATGGAAAACCAGGTAAAATGATTGCTTACTTGTGATATATCATTTTACTGAATGTTTCCAAAGCTTTAACTTTGAATCAACAGAATATTATGAGTAAGAAAACAAGTAACACCTTTTTACTTTCTTATGAACAGATGCACCTGTTTCCCATGGGAAAAGAAAATTGAGTGAGGGATCGATATCACTGATTTTTGTATTAGTTCTGACAGTAGTTGTCTCGTTTTTATTTATTGGGTATGCATGTCGATCAACGCATACAAAGGTGCCAGGTAAAATAAATCACCTCTCGCtgcttatatattattttcatacttCTTTTTTTCAGCCCAGCCTTAGTTTCACTCAAACACCATTCATGAGCAAAACCTCCTTTAACTCTTGAGACAACAAGAATAAAGAGAGACATTCTTCAAAAGCATCTTCTTCTGTCAATAAAATTTACTTAAGAGCACACATGACCCTGTAACCTAGCTCGCAGTTCGCTTCCATTATTGTCtgatatatttgtttttgaaaaataatatcttcATCTGACCAGATGAACCAGAAATCAATCAGCCAGAAAATTCTATAGGAGCTTTGCTGCAGGGAACAGATGTCATTGAATATGATTCCAGCGATCTAGCTGCAGCCACTAACAATTTTTCACCGTCTAATAAGATAGGGCATGGTGGCTTTGGCGATGTATATAAGGTTAGTTTTTCTTATCGACAAGCATGAACATGCATATATCTACAGTAACTTAGACAACACAATTAATACCCAAATGATACGTAAATCTGTAGGGTGTACTGGAGAATGGAATTGAAATAGCTGTGAAGAAGCAAGATGTGGCTTTGCGTCAAGGAGTTGAGGAGTTCGAAAATGAAGTCAAATTAATTGCAAACCTACAGCATCGTAATCTGACGAAGTTGCTGGGATACTGCATTCATGGAATAGAAAAACTCCTCGTCTACGAGTTCATGGCAAATAAAAGCCTAGACAAGGTCATTTTTGGTAGGTAATCTTAAATAACATTATTGTCtgatatatttgtttttgaaaaataatatcttagcCATAAAAGACAGAAATTTTAGGCCTATTAGAGTAAAATAGGGTAACTGTTTTCTCTACATGTGCAGATGCTGCAAGAAGGGCTACAATAACATGGCCAACGCGGTTAAACATTATCAAAGGAATCGCACGAGGACTAGTTTACATGCATCATGACTCGAGGTTGACAGTAATCCACCGGGACCTAAAAGCTAGCAATGTCTTGTTAGACAGCGAGATGACACCCAAGATATCCGACTTTGGGTTGGCAAGGGAATTTGAAGACGATGTTGAAATCAAGACTCACCGTGTAGCTGGAACATAGTAAGTAGAATAGCACTCATTATCATTAACGCTGTGCATATTTTATAGCTGTCTTATGTTGTTGCTGTAGTGGCTATATGTCTCCTGAATACATTCAAGCTGGACATTATTCAACAAAATCAGATGTGTTCAGTTTTGGAATTTTGGCATTGGAGATTGTGAGTGGCCAAAGGAATTCGCTTTATCGGCACCCAACCTATGATATTGGTTTAGTAGGCTATGTAAGTATATCATCATCCCCTGATTATGGTGACTCCCTGTACACATAAGTTTCACATTGTGCTAAAACAATTTACATCATATTGATCAGGCTTGGAAATTATGGAATGAAGGGAATGCCATAGAATTACTGGATCCGCTGATAGATAAACCAGATGATTTGAATGAAGTTGTAGGATGCATCCTTGTTGGGATGTTGTGTTGTCAACGGCGATCCCAAGACAGACCTTCAATGGTTCAGGTGGTTTCCTTACTGGAGGAGAATGAAATGTTGAAGGTTAATTGTGTGCCCCTGGAACCTTACTTCTATAAGGGGACGAGTCCCAGTAGCAGGAGCCGCGAAAGTATAAATGGCCTAACTATTACTGAAATCACCGGAAGATCATGATCAACTAATATCAAGATACAAATCTACAGAAAAAGCTCTCAGTACTAGAAATGACCTTTActaatttaaagtttatgttATCTTGTTGAATTTTGTGCAATTATAGAATGAAGTGAAGACACCAAATTTTCCAATGTCTCTATCAACTATATGCCTTTGTTTTTCAGAATTACTTAATGAATCGGTATCAAacaagatctttgatttttttttttttgttataaatatgaTTGATATTGACTAAAACTAAACATCATTAAATTAGAACGGTGATATCACACCTACAGAGAATTGGGGCTAAAATCCACTCAATTGAAGCATAAAAACACAATGAAATTTAAGAGGATtagtttttatatttgctaatcaatcaatcaatcatTCAGGTAGCACAAGATGTGTAAATTTAACCTAGGTTAAGAATGTATAGAAATCGATGCATATGCGTCATTGTCATATTACCTTATTTTCTCAAGGCGTCAATTTGAATTATGATCCAGACTCAATTTAGTTCATCGTACATTTATACAGACTACACGAAGCCTGAAAGGTTTCGATTTGAAGAGTTAATCAGCATGATAATATTCCAACTTCAATAAATCTTGCGGAAATACAACACCAGATCTAGAGAGAGTCGTCCTCTTTATTTTGACTGCTGGTGGGCCATCATCACGCCACCTACGCACCACGTGGCACTAGGCTATTACTTCCTATGTTCCTTTTTTATTACTCGTTCAATTTTTacttcttactttttttttactagTATTTGGACACGCACGTTGCGCGTGTACCTTTTTTAGTGAGcataagtatttttaaaaattgcttcaatatataataaatctATTCAAAAATCAATGACATCCAATATCTAAAGTGTAATCTTGAAGATTCTTAAAATTAGTactaaattgattttaatttgagtttatgagttaaaatttgatatgaacttgtcaaattttaatagtttatacatacatacatacatacatacatatatatatatatatattatattttgattaaaaaacaattaagttaattaaattcatacatTACAAACTTATTACactcatataatcaattaaacCCTTGTCCTACCACCACAATCAATATAACATTTCTAAACAAACTTCATTTGATATGACTCATCgcaattataatatatttttgttagaaaaggaattcaacatttcttttatattttttggaattGTATCGTTAAAATTgtacttgaaaaataaaaaaaatgatgaaaataatatcatgACATTTGAGTGATAAGTAATATAAATTCTGAATGAGAAAGGAAGGGATAAACTATGGatcaaataactaaaattaaagtaaagaaaattaatataatttcatgagtaaaataaccaaaatatgatattgtattcattccttttttttcttaatatggatttttatctccccttctttcttttggatGAAAACTccattacaaaaattaaattcaaacaaaGAAAGTGAAGCTGAATAGCCAATGAATATCACATCACTAACATGCCAAAGctcataaatacatttttttaccTTTATTGGGTTATGATGGTTGTCatcaaaattcaatacttaATTAGCTTTATACACAAATAACTCACATGAATCTGCAtatgaaaattcaataaatttgaaCTACTATtgacaaaatataataataataataataatagtaaaaaaaaaaacaaacaaagaaTTGTGCTAACAAAAAATCATGTCAGAACGAAATTTGACTTACCCCGTTTGTATTGGCACAACTCAAAGTACAATTCTATGCGATCGACACTGAAGCATCTCATCAATGATTTTtcctataacaaaaaaaaaaatcatctcatAAGCTATCgacataaaattacaaattttatttttcatcaaagatTAAAATCTTAAACTTCAGTCAAACATCATAAACTATATTATAAGTAAGAAaagtaagaaacaaaataaaaaataacttaaaataacatGCACAATGCAACatccaaaagaaaaatgtttcaATGCTCTCTATCAAACTCATAATAAAATAGAATGTAAAAAGCAAGAAGAAATACATATATCAAATGAAAAGACAAGGATCATAGTGGGGAATGTAAAGAGATAACAGTTTCTTTAGaagataattaataaataattatctttttaatgtatttatttcatgtaaaaatatatattttaagtacaatatgatatgattattatttaatatttttttaattaaatatttttatttaatataagggtaaaatggtaatccAATATTGTACTTTGATgcttacttttaaaaaaatgtttgtaatGTACAATTaacttgaagaattttttttacatttagtcctccctttattataattttgatatataaattatatatttgttttaaaagataaaataaagtagcaaaaacaaaaatggaGGCACACTATCTTATGATTAACTTtcttaaaatgtcttttttgtctcataaaaatgttgaaattaaattaatatttatacatttcaagaagataaaatgtttgacattaattcataaaagaTGAAATTCTCCTTTTCATTAAGTAGAATGCaattaagtaatttaaatttataaataaaaaacttattagAAGAAAATAACTAAGATTTAAAGTGcaataattgatatttaaattatgtaattatacaaataaaatattaatattaattaaataaatcagattttaatttaatggaGAGTCAAAATGACAATATTAGTATTCTTACAATTAAAAGtttgttgaaatatattttacatttttttgttaaaaaaataataggagCAATATTTGGTCAAAGGATAAAAAGATCTTTTAACTTCTTAAGCATTTTGGTGTATCATTTTTACGACTTTGGAATTTGGATctcatgataattttaatgaaaattatcgAAAAACTATAGATTTTATCCACAAGCACATGTAAGAAtgatttttacaaatatttaaaatttaaaatgcaaaaatataattattaatatttgaaattagaatatCTTGTAAGCATTAATTGTTCTGCATGTCTTAtacactatttttatgattgtatttgtctcattttctaaagcaaaaaatacacccttcaatcaaatatattcttaaaacaaaattacaaataaaagtaTCATATATAGGAGCAAGTTTAGCATAACGCAACCcacgaaaaatagaaaaatgctaagacaatcttttttctgttttttcttgataatgCAAATAGAAACAAAGTTAGTAATCAACATTCAACTTTTgaccataaaaaattaaaatatttggaagACAAGTTAATGGAAGTGATATTCAACTACATAATTGGAGGGGTCTTACCATAGTTCTGATCTcgacaaataagtaaaaataaataaatacatcaagcttcgatattttagtaattaacaTTCATTCCTATAATCACATTATGCCTTGTAATCTTGACACAAATCCTCTTGCcttgaaattttcttcacttGATTAAAATTTCTCTAGTCttccacacacaaaaaattgtATCACATGTAAAtctttctataaaaataatattaaaagattgtatttataggaaaaaatataGCTTTGGAATATGAAGATTAACTTACAAAGTTGAAAGGTCAAGtgtcacaaaaattaaaaacaaatattaattaagaacataaattaatctagaagataaatcatatacatgtatctatttaaagggtaaatatttaaagaagagaaattaaattagatattttaattaagaattaatctAAAGAAGTGCAAAAGTCATCAAcatttctattaaaataatataattaaatatttaaattaaataattaaatatttttatatcattttaatttataataagggtaaaatcgtaattcaacttttaacttttttgattccctcttataataatactaggTTTCGaacacgtgcgttgcacgtgtatATCATGCTAATTAGTATAAATACTTCTAAGATACATGTGTATGATGTGTAAAATACAAGTTCAACTGACATTATGATCAAACACATCATACAAAGTAATTGTTATCTAGTGAATTGAAAACTAAACTATAACGACTTCAATTATACAATTCTTATAACATACCAAGTATTCAACTCGTTAAAAGGTCTTTTTTAATATGTTAGAACACATAATTTAAATTCGACATTATAGTTACAAAATATTTAAGGCCAAAATTTTCGCCTTCTTTTTAAGGAATAATacccttcattttttttacaaatgcATACATATGGAGAATTTTTCATCGAAGGAAAATGATATTTCGTAATAGTTTTAGAGAAATTCGATCTATATATGGTTCGATTTGATTTGTTAAAAGCATGAACAAGAGCCGAATCTTTTGAATttcataaacaacaaaatttatgtgaaaaaaGCCACTTGTCCTTGATTTACGAAGCAAGGCCTAGATatcaattttgtaatttattttagttttcctTAGAAATTTCTAAAGCCTGCAGAATCATAAATTGTTTATATCATGTAGCTATATCCAACTTTGCAGAAGCATTGGAAGCTTATCCATTCaggaaaaaaagttattatgtTTTCATACAAGGCATTTTATACATTTCTCTTCAAAAATGGCTGTGCATAACGCAAGAGGTGTGATATGAATTTATCCTAATGAAAGCGTTAGTCACTGCATCTTTGACTTAATACTTGTCTACTTAAGCGAATGTTATACCAAAAAAAGGAAGTAGCAAAGTCTAATCACTTTAAAAGGATGCCTGCAGAACTCAAATTCTCAAATATCCATTTCATAGACCAAAAAACTAAACAGAagcataaataaaaacaaaaaatgagcAATATTTATACAAccgacaaaaaaaaaagaatgatttttcaCATTCTTTGCTTATGTTACTGATCCATAACccatataaaaacaaatttcaatCGCCCACTAAACCAAAAatgattaaacaaaaaaaaatcttctagaTTTCTAACTAAtgaacaataacatattcagtatAGTCCCACAAGTGGAATCTGGGGTAACTATCCAACTAATCATAGATCAAAATTGCAGTGAGGTATTTTATTAGACCACTTCCAATCTTAACTAtttcaacataaaatttatattcaatctTTGATGGATAATAGACCATCTATTTTCAATTCTCTTTTCTCACCAACAAATTGAAATGTCAGTGACGTTTCTGAGCAACAGAAGATActtcaaaatgaaattttaaatgtgCACAATTCCATGCTCCAACAATCGACCaattagattaaaaatatactcattGAGTATTTCTTCTGTCACATGGTCAATAccatagaaaatgaaaaatataatcacAAATTCAACAACATAACTATTGAGATGGAATATGTTTCatctagtttaaaaaaaaattacttgagGACGCTGTTTGTGAGCATTACACTAATAGACGTCAGATGATTTTCGGATGGTGGTCAAATGACACTCGTTACTGGTTCAAGCAGAGTAATAGGATGTGAAATTGCCCTTCAATCATAGAAAATGGAATATATAAAGCAAAGTTACACAATTTAATCGTACTCTTGAAACTTATCTCTCTATAATCCATGTTTGCTATAAACAATAATATTGTCTTACACATATTCAACAATTACATATCCCATTTAAactaatatatgaaatatattcaatacaAAGTGCATTCAGACGATTTTTCTACAATAAAGACTCCAGGTTTAGAGTATTTAGTGACTCCTGTTAAAGACAATGAGACGATAGACTCCAGGTTTAGAGTATTTAGTGACTCCTGATAAAGACAATGAGATGATAGTAAACAGAGCAGGACTTCATaaataaagaggaaaaataaTTACCTGATTGATGCACAGAAAATAGTAACAGACTAATGACAATAACCTGTTGTTGGAGAGATTTATATAGATGAGTGTTTGAAAAGTTTACGATCAGATGAACTTGAGCCTCAGAAAAGTTTTATCGCTTGAGCAGTAACTGTTATAGTGATCAATGAGGCGTTTTTTGGAGAATTAAATTAGGTCTCAAACTATgagcaaatttaatttataataaattaatacttattaaaaCTCTTGTAGGGTCAAAACGGTAAATCAACTTTATGGTTAAACTCTTCCCACTTatagtaatatatgatatgatttgttacttttataaatcaagaacaaataatattttttaactaaatATGTCCTTAATTTATATGGTAGgtgtattaaaatatataatttttgtaatgaGTAAATTGTTATTagaaactttttttataaattaataaagataaatgataaaattattatgtctattattattcttaataACAGGttcaattcttaaaaaaattcaaaaattattaacttttttttaagttatgtCATGTATTAAGCGAATTCTCTCGATTAGTTTTTGCGGAAACtatgaaaaaagaataatagtatgattTAATGGGAAATGTTGTgctatttttgtctttttctagAGTCTAGTGTAGTCCAATGGatcaatttttaattagagTAAGGATAAAACTGGgaaagaataattaatattatcttCATATTTAAAATGCAAATTATTTTGGACTAATTATTTCTACTAAGCATCAGATATAAAATGAACGGGAGGGAATACCTTCTTAGGTGCAAATTCAATTTCACGTgggttttaaatattttctagaaGGAAAAATAcactttcttaaagaaatatAACGAAATTAGATTGAGTcttatattttacctatttatttttatatttttattttttcttgaaagacctataattttttttgatgaacatcccaaaataacttattttcgTGGAAAATCTTTAACAATAATAGGTTAACCCATTTTAATATGCATATTAACTATTCAATCCATTTTTTATCcacataaaatgttttttttttaaaaaaaatatcagatGGATTCAaatttattgatgataaaacatgcaaaataaaacaacaaagctGAGAAGGAGGTCCAATACTCCAATTGATCAAAAAGTGAACGgcccaaaatattaaaaataagatgaaataaTATAATCTTGATTTGTCCTTGGCCTATATTTTCTCTTTGCTTTTAGGAAAGTTATTCTTTAAATTTCTCTTTGGCCAATGCGATATGGTATcaagatataaaattataatatggtATCATAATATGgtattatgatataaaattataaaattaaattaaattttatttgaacatgtgatatgaaatttttgtcatatatattttctcataaatataaaaatctcaCAAGTATTATTAAAATAGCCCAATTGTTTAATCAATCTtgtcaattaaaaaattataaaattgcatcataaattattacaaaggtATTTGTTCTACAtttaagtaattgtttcatctagctttaatttaataaaaaaaattgaacataaattatagtttactagtttttaatataatccTTCCACATAATACGAATAATTTCCTCAAGTTGAACTTGTATTTCTCGATCATGCGACTGAGAAGACGAACCAAAATTGTCACTTTGATCTATTTGTTGGTCAATATCATCCGCAACTATACTTTCATATTTATCAACCATAATTATTTCATCACTTTAACAATAAATTGATATGAGTTAAAGTGACTATATGTttgtgagaataataaattttatgtcgctgagaataataaattttaaaaaataatgatgtaattataactttatttacatatgaaataaatggttagtaaatataaatgtgtggttgttttaacaaaatataaacttgtggatcaatttttgtattaaaatgtctcaaattatgatatgaaatcacCGTGTAAGTTCATATTATGCTTTTTAGAGAGTATGAAATTACATCTTatgatatggaatcatgagATAGAATCAGCGTGAAATCATATGTTCAAACGCTAATGCCATCTCACGACAccatattatgatatgatatcaCATAGCCAAAATATATTagattttgacttatttttgttCAATCCATTTTTGATCCCTCAAATTTGTTCCTACTTATCCATTTGTGATGACAAGTTAACTtcctaaatatattattatagacTATAGTTTATACAATTTAATAAAAACCCGATTCTAGTTGCTAATTAATACTTCGTCTATCTCAAAGAGAATTGTTAGGTTTAAAATGCAAGTTATATGGATCAATacgtcttatttttagtatgaatttaaatattgatattattttataaaaggaaaagggttcaaatttaactcaaaattatctatttttgtCCTTCATTGATAGTTGATTCAAATTTGTCTTTGTCATTACTAAACTAGCGTACATTTtccatttaaaatatgattatatcACCATATGGGAAATTCTCCAACTAAATACACTGTTATTTatgattaataaaattttaagatgtccgaaaaaacttataataaaattaatgaaccACCATTTGATTTTTCAAGTCGTAATATGGTGTCATTTTTTGGGGGTCGACTTCGTAAATATGTTGCAAGAATAAGTCAAATAACATCATTACAATTTACAAGGCATATATTTGTTCCCTTTTCTAGCAAGATTTGTGTTACACGTTAGCATTTCAAATACGATAGCCTACCTAAAttgtacatatataaattataatatacttGCTTAGTGAAGAGACTGAGTATCACACGTAATGtagaaaaattgaaatgttGATGTTTCTATATctatgaatataaaatttagagCTTCAAAAAACAGTCTGAATTTTGAACTGGAAATGTTTAGATGAATTATATCTTGTGTTAATAGGggattaaaatatatgtatagttatataaaataaattcaaataatatgttgtatatgtattgtaattttttttgggaaactTTCGTAGCCActtaaaatagtttaattactctccatagttatagtttgataattacaattcgtaattacatgttatatggaggagagagacgagcgagactggaaaagagaggagagaggagagagaggggggggggggggggaaagagggggagaaaggtgaattgtatatgtatatcggctATGTGACACCATTTCCTCTTTGTTAGTTCCAAAAAAAATGTCACATTTTCTTATATGGTAAGTAGTTAAAGGTAAATTCCTCTTTTTACCCTTGTTAGtcccacttaattttaaatagtaCTCTATTACATTTATGAGGAGTGAGAAAAGTGAGTCTACTTTTGAAGGATAATTTAGTAAACAATTCAAAGtcttcatttatttcttaaactccgtaaCGGGTCAAATGatgccacataaaatgggacagaGGGAAtagtatacatatgtatttgtatttatgACAAGCGAGAGCGGGAGAGGTAggagaggcgagcaagagagGGTAGAGAGTgtgagagaggtgaattgtatattatacatatacattttgttgaatgccttgaattgggcccttaattatctgtcaattctgtattttgggcccaagcctgttaggacGTAGCTTAGTACTATATATAGAccctatggcaaaccctattctgtaattctgttcttgcctctccataataaaactgctccccctcttcccgtggacgtagccaatttattggtgaaccacgtaaatctgttatcttgtttttcgcatttatattttctcgtattatatcaaattccgcacaacaaattggtatcagagcatctcggttaatcggtgttcttggagaatttcgagatgtctgctttgaacgtgaaaattgacaaattcacagggaggaacagtttcagtttatggcaggctgtgaagagaattttccagtaccttagaggtacatctgacgttggtctcatttatggaggtgatactcagtgcttggttactggctattctgattctgactatgctggagatgttgacacaa harbors:
- the LOC112940881 gene encoding uncharacterized protein translates to MAYTNVSGSKCVVWLEDLVDMRYSQIAGNNIFIWMANGKPDAPVAGWRWKEEWTVFASLISELALLTILLIAVGVLCRTKRNVLDESEINQPANSQETLLQGTNVIAYDSNDLAAATNNFSLANKIGHGGFGNVYKGVLANGVEIAVKKQDMTSRQGFSEFKNEVKLIAKLQHRNLTKLLGYCINGAEKFLVYEFMANNSLDKVIFDPARRGAITWPMRFNIIKGIAKGLVYMHHDSRLTIIHRDLKASNVLLDREMTPKISDLGLSRVVEDGVEEKTQHLIGTRGYMPPEYMKHGRYSTKSDVFSFGILTLEIVSGQKNYDYRHPVYDIGLVDYAWRIWSNGNAIELLDPMIEKPGDENEVLGCILVGLLCCQRGPQDRPSMIQVVSLLEENEMSRLNFVPQELYYSKDSRRMGNFSRRQQCSGRKFGMKNPRWLNSSHPVFIVSPTKESDIKPVILYAKKLGLQMKIKSGGHDYEGISFRSETPFVMLDLSNLDKIEIDLKEGTVWVQAGATLGQLYYAVAKKSKVHAFPGGVCFTVGTGGMISGGGLGALMRKFGLAADNVVDARVMDVNGKTLDRKKMKEDLFWEIRGGGGGGASFGVILAWKLKLVRVPDKVTVFTGMTSLALRKNVANLPGLHQVLYFYGRRTNESLEVLLEKSIPTQKNYFKATSDFVKAPIPESWLGNGEKTVFGRRKTSDYNGAIRKGNFQYLVNWGDNSESLSSQKIERLRKLYKKMEPYVANTLRSAYLNYRNLDIGTNQDYYDYSKAKIWGEKYYNRNFGDVAYMKHAHCLIALHSHYFSIKGAVKQQSNHMFSAFPPPLSSSSSLMASVFSLFTICHLFISIALYGCYAGATDSLFAYQIFTSYNTLVSSNHDFIIGFFGHYSLTPIVCKLYLGLWYRSVNPRAIVWVGNELNPLGCFTELEITNEGFNVQDMMGTKVWIYKTNTTVPLPVLKLLDSGNLVFGDSRNLMAGEYLWQSFDHPTRTLLPGMKLGWDKKSGINRSMRSWRTEADPAPGDYLLRLDLGDSGQLPQLLLEKNQQIQSRWGPWDGEKFSGGYALMDNQAYRPIFHSDTDAVYFTFEAKNDSSLILSLNPDGKLQFWKWNNNSTSFGDEVKTLNMAVCDQYNTCGPYGVCTDGDLPCGCPDGFTAASPAEWNKMNFTQGCRRNTSLNYTDKDVFVKNTELKLPDKATYWGMLYPQDCEHKCLHERSCTAYTSINGTKCVVWLTDLLDMRRSQRAGNDIFVRMANGKPDEPEINQPENSIGALLQGTDVIEYDSSDLAAATNNFSPSNKIGHGGFGDVYKGVLENGIEIAVKKQDVALRQGVEEFENEVKLIANLQHRNLTKLLGYCIHGIEKLLVYEFMANKSLDKVIFDAARRATITWPTRLNIIKGIARGLVYMHHDSRLTVIHRDLKASNVLLDSEMTPKISDFGLAREFEDDVEIKTHRVAGTYGYMSPEYIQAGHYSTKSDVFSFGILALEIVSGQRNSLYRHPTYDIGLVGYAWKLWNEGNAIELLDPLIDKPDDLNEVVGCILVGMLCCQRRSQDRPSMVQVVSLLEENEMLKVNCVPLEPYFYKGTSPSSRSRESINGLTITEITGRS